A genome region from Micromonospora inyonensis includes the following:
- the meaB gene encoding methylmalonyl Co-A mutase-associated GTPase MeaB, with translation MLVERARAGDPRAVARLITLVESGDEVLPQVAAALAPYAGQAQVVGLTGSPGVGKSTTTNELVRALRARGHRVGVLAVDPSSPFTGGAILGDRIRMQDHATDPGVYIRSMSSRGHLGGLSAATPQAVRVLEGAGCDVVLVETVGVGQAEVEVASLADTTLVLLAPGMGDAIQAVKAGILEIADIFVVNKADRDGADATVRDINGMIALGERGPGEWRPQVVRSIAARGEGIDDIAAAIDKHRGWLVEHGELRRRREARAAAEIEAIALGVLRARIGSLRDGTGLAALAGRVAEGALDPYAAAGELLAELER, from the coding sequence ATGCTGGTGGAACGGGCCCGCGCGGGTGACCCCCGCGCGGTGGCCCGGCTGATCACCCTGGTCGAGTCCGGCGACGAGGTGCTGCCGCAGGTCGCGGCGGCCCTCGCGCCGTACGCCGGGCAGGCCCAGGTCGTCGGGTTGACCGGCTCGCCCGGTGTGGGGAAGTCGACCACCACCAACGAGCTGGTCCGGGCGCTGCGGGCCCGGGGCCACCGGGTCGGGGTGCTCGCGGTCGACCCGTCCAGCCCGTTCACCGGTGGGGCGATCCTCGGCGACCGGATCCGGATGCAGGACCACGCCACCGACCCGGGCGTCTACATCCGCTCGATGTCCAGCCGGGGACACCTCGGCGGCCTATCGGCGGCCACCCCGCAGGCGGTGCGGGTGCTGGAGGGCGCGGGCTGCGACGTGGTGCTGGTGGAGACGGTCGGGGTCGGGCAGGCCGAGGTGGAGGTGGCCTCGCTCGCCGACACCACGCTGGTGCTGCTCGCCCCCGGCATGGGCGACGCGATCCAGGCGGTCAAGGCCGGCATCCTGGAGATCGCCGACATCTTCGTGGTCAACAAGGCCGACCGGGACGGCGCCGACGCCACCGTCCGCGACATCAACGGCATGATCGCGCTGGGCGAGCGCGGGCCGGGCGAGTGGCGACCCCAGGTGGTGCGCTCGATCGCCGCGCGGGGCGAGGGGATCGACGACATCGCCGCCGCGATCGACAAGCACCGGGGCTGGCTGGTCGAGCACGGCGAGCTGCGCCGCCGCCGCGAGGCGCGGGCCGCCGCCGAGATCGAGGCGATCGCGCTCGGGGTGCTCCGCGCCCGGATCGGCTCGCTCCGCGACGGTACGGGCCTCGCGGCGCTCGCCGGGCGGGTGGCCGAGGGTGCCCTCGACCCGTACGCGGCGGCTGGCGAACTCCTCGCCGAACTGGAGCGGTGA
- a CDS encoding acetyl-CoA C-acetyltransferase has translation MASVIVSGARTPMGRLLGNLKDLSATQLGGVAIKAALERAGVAPEQVQYVIMGQVLQAGTGQIPARQAAVEAGIPMSVPALTINKVCLSGLDAIALADQLIRAGEFDIVVAGGMESMTNAPHLLLGQRAGYKYGDVTIKDHMALDGLTDAWDCCSMGESTERHGVRHGITREEQDAFAAASHTRAAAAQKNGHFADEITPVLIPQRKGDPLVISEDEGIRPDTTVESLGKLRPAFAKDGTITAGSASPISDGAAAVVVMSKAKAKELGLTWLAEVGAHGNVAGPDNSLHSQPANAIVHALKKGGLSISDLDLIEINEAFGAVGIQSTRDLGVDPAIVNPNGGAIALGHPIGMSGARLVLTLALELKRRGGGTGAAALCGGGGQGDALIIHVPAEGENAQ, from the coding sequence ATGGCTTCGGTGATCGTCAGCGGCGCGCGGACCCCGATGGGGCGCCTGCTGGGCAATCTCAAGGACCTCTCCGCGACCCAGCTCGGCGGGGTGGCGATCAAGGCCGCCCTGGAGCGTGCGGGGGTCGCCCCGGAGCAGGTGCAGTACGTGATCATGGGGCAGGTGCTCCAGGCGGGTACGGGGCAGATCCCCGCCCGGCAGGCGGCGGTCGAGGCGGGCATCCCGATGTCCGTGCCGGCGTTGACCATCAACAAGGTCTGTCTCTCCGGGCTCGACGCGATCGCCCTGGCCGACCAGCTCATCCGGGCCGGCGAGTTCGACATCGTGGTGGCCGGCGGTATGGAGTCGATGACCAACGCCCCGCACCTGCTGCTCGGCCAGCGCGCCGGCTACAAGTACGGCGACGTGACGATCAAGGACCACATGGCGCTGGACGGGCTCACCGACGCCTGGGACTGCTGCTCGATGGGGGAGTCCACGGAGCGGCACGGCGTGCGGCACGGCATCACCCGTGAGGAGCAGGACGCCTTCGCCGCCGCCAGCCACACCAGGGCCGCCGCCGCGCAGAAGAACGGCCACTTCGCCGACGAGATCACCCCGGTGCTGATCCCGCAGCGCAAGGGCGACCCGCTGGTGATCAGTGAGGACGAGGGCATCCGTCCGGACACCACCGTCGAATCGCTGGGCAAGCTCCGCCCGGCGTTCGCCAAGGACGGCACGATCACCGCGGGCAGCGCGTCGCCGATCTCCGACGGGGCCGCCGCCGTGGTGGTCATGAGCAAGGCCAAGGCGAAGGAGCTGGGGCTGACCTGGCTGGCGGAGGTCGGCGCGCACGGCAACGTGGCCGGTCCGGACAACTCCCTGCACTCGCAGCCCGCCAACGCGATCGTGCACGCCCTGAAGAAGGGCGGGCTCAGCATCTCCGATCTCGACCTCATCGAGATCAACGAGGCGTTCGGCGCGGTCGGTATCCAGTCCACCCGCGACCTCGGGGTGGACCCGGCGATCGTCAACCCCAACGGCGGCGCGATCGCGCTCGGTCACCCGATCGGCATGTCCGGCGCCCGGCTGGTGCTCACCCTCGCACTGGAACTGAAGCGGCGCGGTGGCGGCACCGGGGCGGCGGCGCTCTGTGGTGGCGGCGGCCAGGGCGACGCGCTGATCATCCACGTGCCGGCCGAGGGCGAGAACGCTCAGTGA
- the mce gene encoding methylmalonyl-CoA epimerase, translating to MAENSPVEPAADYVTDIGIRRIDHVGVAVADLDAAIDFYQRTFGMRCVHIETNAEQGVREAMLAVGPTTEGGCLQLLAPLTGESTIAKFLDRNGPGVQQVAYTVTDIDAACAALRERGMRVLYETPRRGTAGSRVNFVHPKDAGGVLVELVQPA from the coding sequence ATGGCTGAGAACTCCCCTGTCGAGCCCGCTGCGGACTACGTCACAGACATCGGTATCCGCCGAATCGATCACGTCGGTGTGGCGGTCGCCGACCTGGACGCGGCGATCGACTTCTACCAGCGCACCTTCGGCATGCGCTGCGTACACATCGAGACCAACGCCGAGCAGGGTGTCCGCGAGGCGATGCTGGCGGTCGGCCCGACCACCGAGGGGGGCTGCCTGCAACTGCTCGCCCCGCTCACCGGCGAGTCGACGATCGCGAAGTTCCTGGACCGTAACGGGCCGGGGGTGCAGCAGGTCGCGTACACCGTCACCGACATCGACGCGGCGTGCGCGGCGCTGCGCGAGCGCGGCATGCGGGTGCTCTACGAGACCCCGCGCCGGGGCACCGCCGGCTCCCGGGTCAACTTCGTCCACCCCAAGGACGCCGGCGGCGTCCTCGTCGAACTGGTCCAACCCGCGTGA
- a CDS encoding DivIVA domain-containing protein codes for MPQQQSSPLAFFDNANSQPDFTVGLRGYNTGQVDDFIGRLTAALTQSEQARAEAEQRMNDAQRRLRQAEQRLAALEQKLAETNKQLEENSRPTLSGLGTRVEQILRLAEEQANDHRNEAKRESEGILSAARLEAREITDKARAEAAAMKATAEREAGSVRTTAEREAAEVRVQARREADTLRADAERETKQLRTVTAHEVAELKSTVEREVATLRATAEREITQQRAKAAREAEEKRAEATKLLTDARDKRDKDLQALELQLAERREKAEREESERHAAQVAQTQKLVGEAEQRARAAQERAKEIEQRAEARRVESERTASETVEKAKSLAEKTLAEAKAESQRLLNEARTEAELTTQAARREVEDLTRQKDAVTAQLGQMLSGLAGIVPGVPQQKAEPPAAAPVKAEESAERVSAEKSS; via the coding sequence ATGCCCCAGCAGCAGTCCTCCCCTCTCGCGTTCTTCGATAACGCGAACTCCCAGCCGGACTTCACCGTTGGCCTGCGCGGATACAACACCGGCCAGGTCGACGACTTCATCGGCCGGCTGACCGCCGCGCTGACCCAGTCCGAGCAGGCCCGCGCCGAGGCCGAGCAGCGGATGAACGACGCGCAGCGCCGGCTCCGGCAGGCCGAGCAGCGCCTCGCGGCGCTGGAGCAGAAGCTCGCCGAGACCAACAAGCAGCTCGAGGAGAACAGCCGGCCGACCCTCTCCGGCCTCGGGACCCGGGTCGAGCAGATCCTGCGGCTGGCCGAGGAGCAGGCCAACGACCACCGCAACGAGGCCAAGCGCGAGTCCGAGGGCATCCTCTCCGCGGCCCGCCTGGAGGCGCGCGAGATCACCGACAAGGCGCGGGCCGAGGCGGCGGCCATGAAGGCCACCGCGGAGCGCGAGGCGGGCAGTGTCCGCACCACCGCCGAGCGGGAGGCGGCCGAGGTCCGGGTGCAGGCCCGGCGGGAGGCCGACACGCTGCGCGCCGACGCCGAGCGGGAGACCAAGCAGCTCCGCACGGTCACCGCGCACGAGGTGGCCGAGCTGAAGTCCACTGTCGAGCGGGAGGTGGCCACCCTGCGGGCCACCGCCGAGCGGGAGATCACCCAGCAGCGGGCCAAGGCCGCCCGTGAGGCCGAGGAGAAGCGCGCCGAGGCGACCAAGCTGCTCACCGACGCCCGCGACAAGCGGGACAAGGACCTCCAGGCTCTGGAGCTCCAGCTCGCCGAGCGGCGGGAGAAGGCCGAGCGCGAGGAGTCCGAGCGGCACGCCGCGCAGGTCGCGCAGACCCAGAAGCTGGTCGGCGAGGCCGAGCAGCGGGCCCGCGCCGCGCAGGAGCGTGCCAAGGAGATCGAGCAGCGCGCCGAGGCCCGGCGGGTCGAGTCGGAGCGCACCGCCTCCGAGACCGTCGAGAAGGCCAAGTCGCTGGCCGAGAAGACGCTCGCCGAGGCCAAGGCCGAGTCGCAGCGCCTGCTCAACGAGGCCCGTACCGAGGCCGAGCTGACCACCCAGGCCGCCCGGCGCGAGGTCGAGGACCTCACCCGCCAGAAGGACGCGGTCACCGCGCAGCTCGGGCAGATGCTCTCCGGCCTGGCCGGCATCGTGCCGGGCGTGCCGCAGCAGAAGGCGGAGCCGCCGGCGGCAGCGCCGGTGAAGGCCGAGGAGTCCGCCGAGCGGGTTTCCGCGGAGAAGTCCAGCTGA